In Balneolales bacterium ANBcel1, one genomic interval encodes:
- the murB gene encoding UDP-N-acetylmuramate dehydrogenase: MRYKSLNIKRKLEISKLVRGGIEEDVDLSKISRWKIGGIADCLVRPTGTEEVSSVIKYLYKHDLPYVVIGSTSNILFSDDGLRAVCIQIGNDMSDYHINNTNVWAQSGVWVPGFAKNVAKAKLSGIEHTVGIPGTLGGLVCMNGGSQRKDIGRRVISVTAVSPQGEVVFFSNADCCFGYRTSVFQRNGNIITEIELAFDKNQLYEVIRDEMLEILKSRRKKFPNKMPNCGSTFISNSDLYNKIGPPGKIIEELGFKGYRVGDAVVSNEHGNFINNLGNAKSNDVLQIIKNIRLSIIEKTGVAIDAEVIYVTPNGKLLRAHLVDI; the protein is encoded by the coding sequence ATGAGATATAAATCCTTAAATATCAAAAGGAAACTAGAAATAAGCAAACTTGTCCGTGGTGGTATAGAAGAAGATGTTGATCTATCGAAAATTAGTCGATGGAAAATTGGAGGTATTGCAGACTGTTTAGTACGCCCAACAGGAACAGAAGAAGTCTCATCAGTTATCAAGTATCTATATAAACATGATCTTCCATACGTAGTGATTGGTTCAACAAGCAATATTCTTTTTTCGGATGATGGGCTTCGGGCAGTATGTATTCAAATTGGAAATGATATGTCTGATTACCATATTAATAATACGAATGTATGGGCTCAATCAGGGGTTTGGGTGCCAGGTTTTGCCAAAAATGTTGCAAAGGCCAAACTAAGTGGAATTGAACATACGGTTGGTATTCCGGGAACTTTGGGAGGATTGGTATGCATGAATGGGGGAAGTCAAAGAAAAGATATAGGTCGTAGGGTTATAAGTGTAACGGCTGTTTCGCCACAAGGAGAAGTGGTGTTTTTTTCAAATGCTGATTGTTGTTTTGGATATCGTACATCTGTGTTTCAACGCAATGGTAATATCATTACAGAAATAGAATTAGCTTTTGATAAGAACCAATTGTATGAAGTCATACGAGATGAAATGCTAGAAATCCTGAAATCAAGAAGAAAAAAATTCCCAAACAAAATGCCTAATTGCGGTTCTACATTTATCAGTAATTCAGATCTCTATAATAAGATAGGCCCACCTGGTAAAATAATTGAAGAATTAGGATTTAAGGGATATAGGGTTGGAGATGCAGTCGTTTCTAATGAACACGGAAATTTTATAAATAATTTGGGAAATGCAAAATCAAATGACGTTTTACAAATTATTAAGAATATTCGTTTGAGCATAATTGAGAAAACCGGAGTTGCTATTGATGCAGAAGTAATTTATGTGACACCAAATGGAAAACTACTGAGAGCTCATTTAGTAGATATATAA
- a CDS encoding O-antigen ligase family protein, whose protein sequence is MNIVVIFTVSIIEDASIHSGIIRAGLMIITIPVLMMSVYKERVLYSIIIALSYFLLLVITNERIQPAMGIWVSVAISLLMYPVTYRYIYKKCHYNWIYNISIILLLIIGVHFIFAQFFNIGRVPYRMNIDIHTGWGDVHQTFNIVYLLLFMPFLHYILNKGVSKIQIIIYFISLIPIILIFRRGAVLGLMLGFLVYIILTPYKGKLVLFLLGLFFIMVISSPLYFDRLEIVLEQRPTDYSDFVETGRTLEFTWLADIYKNSDVSFILFGAELFDYPNFANVRRPLHTDYVTYLLGGGIIGFLLYLNIFISIWIQFLRNIKNIKKTSLRRELIALFAAITAANIIISYSGQYYVISSLTCLMMYYAMISRYAMEVSNNKIQ, encoded by the coding sequence TTGAATATAGTTGTAATATTTACTGTTTCAATAATTGAAGATGCGTCTATTCATTCTGGTATTATTAGAGCAGGTTTAATGATTATTACTATTCCAGTACTAATGATGTCAGTATATAAAGAAAGAGTTCTTTACTCAATTATCATTGCGCTTTCATACTTTCTACTACTTGTCATTACAAATGAACGCATTCAACCAGCAATGGGAATATGGGTATCAGTTGCAATTAGTTTATTAATGTATCCAGTCACATATAGGTATATATATAAAAAATGTCATTATAATTGGATTTATAATATTAGCATAATACTTCTTTTGATAATCGGTGTTCATTTTATTTTCGCACAATTTTTTAATATTGGACGTGTGCCATATAGAATGAATATTGATATCCATACAGGATGGGGGGATGTGCATCAGACATTTAACATTGTATATCTTCTTCTATTTATGCCATTTCTTCACTATATTTTAAATAAGGGAGTTAGTAAAATACAAATTATCATATATTTTATATCTCTCATACCAATCATACTAATCTTCAGAAGAGGAGCTGTGCTTGGGCTAATGTTAGGTTTTTTAGTATATATTATACTAACTCCCTATAAAGGGAAACTTGTTTTATTTTTATTAGGTCTTTTTTTTATAATGGTAATTTCATCTCCACTTTACTTTGATAGATTGGAGATTGTTTTGGAGCAACGACCTACAGATTATTCAGACTTTGTGGAAACAGGGCGAACACTGGAATTTACTTGGCTAGCAGATATCTATAAAAATTCTGATGTGTCATTTATACTTTTTGGAGCTGAACTTTTTGATTACCCAAATTTTGCAAATGTCAGAAGGCCTTTACATACTGACTATGTCACCTATTTATTAGGTGGTGGTATAATTGGATTTCTGTTATATCTTAATATATTTATATCAATATGGATTCAATTTCTTAGAAATATAAAAAACATAAAAAAAACCTCTTTAAGAAGAGAGCTTATAGCATTATTTGCAGCTATTACAGCAGCCAATATTATCATTTCTTACTCGGGTCAATATTATGTAATATCATCATTGACCTGCTTGATGATGTATTATGCAATGATAAGTAGGTATGCAATGGAGGTATCAAATAATAAAATACAATAA
- a CDS encoding GNAT family N-acetyltransferase produces MIKNSKIRLFIRFIVKKFLPLLGFNNLLLIFERQISSKDLQSNFQSEFNLVVCNYPFSLSSLYRMCGELPVLVNRFDERSVLIVTKDQEQIIGYMWAHFDFDPLHEIQTDYTKFVVIGPAFVKESYRGQNLSKAMRSELLKIIIEKNYNTIISKAAFDNIPQIKAAIKAGYKIHKIMYKIDNNRYYI; encoded by the coding sequence ATGATTAAAAATTCAAAAATCCGTTTGTTTATAAGGTTTATAGTCAAAAAGTTTTTACCATTACTTGGCTTTAACAACCTGTTACTTATTTTTGAGCGTCAGATATCATCTAAGGACTTACAATCAAATTTTCAATCTGAATTCAATCTTGTGGTATGTAACTATCCATTCTCACTAAGTTCATTATATAGAATGTGTGGAGAGTTACCAGTATTGGTCAATAGATTCGATGAAAGGTCTGTATTGATTGTTACCAAAGATCAAGAACAAATAATTGGTTACATGTGGGCTCATTTTGATTTTGATCCACTTCATGAAATCCAGACTGACTACACCAAATTTGTGGTGATTGGGCCAGCATTTGTAAAAGAATCCTATCGAGGCCAAAACTTATCAAAAGCTATGCGATCAGAATTGCTGAAAATAATTATCGAGAAAAATTATAACACTATCATAAGTAAAGCCGCATTCGATAATATACCGCAGATTAAAGCAGCGATTAAAGCTGGCTATAAAATTCACAAAATAATGTATAAAATAGATAATAACCGTTATTACATATGA
- a CDS encoding glycosyltransferase family 4 protein, producing the protein MKLIVNKTLSEKSKYGGGVGGYYRTLRKYTNHFYLLDATYSIKKNTFLRFMLEYFRAQIKLFKLQRKATVTVFNPSLGGYSWIRDLIQMRLLSTGKGKVIIFFRGWDEKFADKIEKNKLYRLIFNFVYNSKSNAFIVLSRSFQEKLHSWEVNKPVYIDSTIVDDELTAKYHHEIQVKSFNQNTRLLFLSRLERNKGVFELISAFKIVSAKRNEYMAIDIVGNGTAYAELYNSVTGISNINFHGYVIGDEKSRVFITSDIFVFPSTHGEGMPNALLEAMAFGLPVLTTRVGGIPDFFEDSKMGLFLESTDPEHIAERIEFLLDRPDLMEQMSRYNYTYAKEHFYASKVAKRLENIVDDVYAHS; encoded by the coding sequence ATGAAGCTGATTGTAAACAAAACGTTATCAGAGAAGAGTAAGTATGGCGGGGGAGTGGGAGGCTATTACAGGACACTACGAAAGTACACAAATCATTTCTACTTATTGGATGCAACTTATTCTATTAAGAAAAACACCTTTTTAAGGTTTATGCTGGAGTATTTTCGGGCGCAAATTAAATTGTTTAAGCTACAGAGAAAAGCGACGGTAACTGTGTTTAATCCATCACTGGGTGGATATTCATGGATCAGAGACTTAATTCAAATGCGCTTATTATCTACTGGAAAAGGAAAAGTCATTATTTTTTTCCGTGGGTGGGATGAAAAGTTTGCTGATAAAATAGAAAAAAACAAATTATACAGACTTATATTTAACTTCGTATACAACAGCAAATCTAATGCTTTTATCGTACTCTCTAGATCATTTCAAGAAAAACTGCACAGTTGGGAAGTAAACAAACCCGTATACATTGACAGCACAATTGTAGACGATGAATTGACCGCTAAATATCATCACGAAATTCAAGTGAAATCTTTCAATCAAAATACTAGATTACTATTTCTATCTAGATTGGAGAGGAATAAAGGTGTTTTTGAATTAATTTCAGCCTTTAAAATTGTAAGTGCTAAAAGAAATGAATATATGGCGATTGATATAGTTGGAAACGGTACGGCATACGCAGAATTATATAATTCTGTCACTGGAATTTCAAATATTAATTTTCACGGATATGTGATTGGAGATGAGAAGTCCAGAGTTTTTATAACCTCAGACATCTTCGTTTTTCCCTCAACCCATGGTGAAGGTATGCCCAATGCACTATTGGAGGCCATGGCTTTCGGATTGCCTGTTTTGACTACGCGTGTTGGAGGCATACCAGATTTTTTTGAAGATAGCAAAATGGGTTTGTTTCTGGAATCTACGGATCCAGAGCACATCGCCGAACGTATTGAATTTTTACTTGATCGACCGGATTTGATGGAGCAGATGTCTCGTTACAATTACACATATGCTAAAGAACATTTCTATGCCAGTAAAGTGGCTAAGAGATTGGAGAATATTGTTGATGATGTATATGCACATTCCTGA
- a CDS encoding glycoside hydrolase family 127 protein gives MLKNISMPVKWLRDWRILLMMYMHIPDSGSFSMSASYSSLEQLYSYVQSEHFIGYDPYDTLNAKFPFKKLGKWIPILATQFQKRNPVNIRPLLGIQKEINPKAYGLFINAFSKQYMMTGDQKYLNHCREMICWLSQHTAKGYTHACWGYNFDWASPIKVVPAFTPSVVCTAFIVKGLFSYYKATGDLQAKELIISASQYVLEDLPRYQNEHGICISYTDIQMDICYNANLLGAEILGYAYSLTGVEEYRTLARQALDFTVHYQHEDGRWNYSLNLETGKEREQIDFHQGYVLESAWLIISLCKFGDTYNDYLKKGLSFYKEMQFYPDGRSLWRLPRIWPVEIHNQSQGIITFSKLQNFSASYRLFAKTIAEWTIKNMQDKNGYFHYQKHKWYTIKIPYMRWSQAWMYLALTDLIYNNKS, from the coding sequence ATGCTAAAGAACATTTCTATGCCAGTAAAGTGGCTAAGAGATTGGAGAATATTGTTGATGATGTATATGCACATTCCTGATTCAGGGTCTTTTTCTATGTCGGCTTCTTACTCATCACTTGAGCAATTGTATTCCTATGTACAAAGTGAGCACTTTATTGGATACGATCCCTACGATACCTTAAATGCAAAATTTCCATTTAAGAAATTGGGCAAGTGGATTCCCATTCTGGCAACACAATTTCAGAAACGTAATCCGGTTAATATCCGTCCTCTATTGGGTATCCAAAAGGAAATTAACCCTAAAGCTTATGGTTTGTTCATCAATGCCTTCAGTAAACAATATATGATGACAGGAGATCAAAAGTATCTGAATCATTGCCGTGAAATGATATGCTGGCTTTCTCAACATACTGCGAAAGGTTACACTCATGCTTGCTGGGGATACAACTTTGACTGGGCAAGCCCAATCAAAGTTGTGCCCGCTTTTACCCCCTCCGTTGTGTGCACTGCTTTTATTGTGAAAGGGTTATTCAGTTATTATAAGGCAACTGGAGACTTACAAGCGAAAGAACTCATCATCAGTGCGTCACAGTATGTTCTCGAGGATTTGCCTCGTTACCAAAACGAGCATGGTATATGCATCAGCTATACGGATATCCAAATGGATATTTGCTATAATGCCAACCTGCTGGGTGCCGAAATTCTCGGATATGCCTATTCACTTACAGGGGTTGAAGAATATCGAACACTCGCACGACAGGCATTAGATTTTACCGTGCATTATCAGCATGAAGACGGGAGATGGAATTATAGTCTCAATTTGGAAACCGGAAAGGAAAGAGAGCAAATCGATTTTCATCAAGGATATGTGCTGGAATCCGCTTGGCTTATCATTTCATTGTGCAAATTTGGTGATACTTATAATGACTATCTGAAAAAAGGACTGTCTTTTTACAAAGAAATGCAGTTTTATCCCGATGGCCGTTCACTATGGCGATTACCAAGAATTTGGCCCGTGGAAATTCACAATCAGAGTCAGGGGATAATTACGTTCAGCAAGTTGCAAAACTTTTCTGCATCCTATAGACTCTTTGCCAAAACTATTGCAGAGTGGACCATAAAAAACATGCAGGATAAAAACGGCTACTTTCATTACCAAAAACATAAATGGTATACAATTAAAATACCATACATGCGCTGGTCACAGGCATGGATGTATCTGGCATTGACAGATTTAATATATAACAATAAATCATGA
- a CDS encoding DUF354 domain-containing protein, with product MKILFHFGHPAHFHLFKNVINKLLKADHDPHILIKEKDVLKRLLDDGGFQYANILPEGKSHGKTGLVIDLLRRGRRILRYCKEHRPDLLIGTSADISYVGKMLGVPAVNVNEDDASVIPLHAWIAYPWATAIISPDSCNNGRWQKKTITYAGYHELAYLHPELFNPDKKIVEQYVSLQRPYFVLRFANLHAHHDVGIKGITDEIALKLIEKLKFHGNVLITSERELSEDLEPFRLPVNPSDMHHLLAFAKIVIGDSQTMAAEAGVLGTPFIRFNDFVGRIGYLKELEEIYKLGFGIPSDQSDRLLQKAEELASDKNVTNKFQERRNVMLSEKINVADFLYNYINNIKS from the coding sequence ATGAAAATTCTATTTCATTTTGGTCACCCTGCACACTTTCATTTATTTAAAAATGTAATAAATAAACTGTTAAAAGCAGATCATGACCCACACATTTTGATAAAAGAAAAGGATGTATTGAAAAGACTTTTGGATGATGGTGGATTTCAATATGCAAACATTCTACCTGAGGGAAAAAGCCATGGAAAGACTGGACTTGTAATAGACTTGTTACGGCGTGGTCGTCGAATACTTCGTTATTGCAAAGAACATCGACCGGATCTTTTGATAGGCACTTCAGCCGATATATCTTATGTGGGTAAAATGCTTGGTGTACCCGCAGTGAACGTGAACGAAGATGATGCTTCAGTAATACCCTTGCATGCCTGGATAGCTTACCCCTGGGCCACGGCCATTATAAGTCCTGATAGCTGTAATAATGGCCGATGGCAAAAAAAAACAATTACGTATGCTGGATATCATGAATTGGCATATCTGCATCCGGAGCTTTTTAACCCGGATAAAAAAATTGTAGAGCAATATGTTTCTCTTCAGAGACCATATTTCGTGTTGAGGTTTGCCAATTTACATGCACATCATGATGTTGGTATCAAGGGCATTACCGATGAGATTGCTTTGAAACTCATTGAGAAGCTTAAATTTCATGGGAATGTATTAATCACATCTGAGAGAGAATTATCCGAAGATTTGGAGCCTTTTAGATTGCCTGTAAACCCCTCGGATATGCATCATTTGCTGGCATTCGCAAAAATTGTGATCGGAGATAGTCAAACGATGGCAGCAGAGGCTGGAGTTCTGGGAACCCCTTTTATTCGTTTTAATGACTTTGTAGGAAGAATTGGATATTTAAAAGAATTGGAAGAGATATATAAACTTGGATTTGGTATTCCATCCGATCAATCAGACCGTCTGCTTCAAAAAGCAGAAGAATTGGCATCTGACAAGAATGTTACTAATAAGTTTCAAGAGAGAAGGAATGTAATGTTGTCTGAAAAAATTAACGTTGCTGACTTCTTGTATAACTACATAAATAACATAAAATCATAA
- a CDS encoding nucleotide sugar dehydrogenase encodes MKIDKLLECIDNRTYTVGIVGLGYVGLPLMWTFHQKQMPVLGFDIDQSKIDHIAAGTPYIKHLGEEMMGKLAASEICDATTDFSRLTEADAILLCVPTPLDGHREPDMSFVEGTVRTIGPHLRKGHLVILESTTYPGTTEELIIPLLEELSGLSAGTDFYVAYSPEREDPGNADFNTAKIPKVVGGHGADALKLATALYDTAIVQTVPVSDTRTAEAVKLTENIFRSVNIALVNELKVVFHKMGIDVHEVLDAAATKPFGFMKFTPGPGLGGHCIPIDPFYLTWKAREYEQNTRFIELAGEINTEMPRYVVRRTIEALNAHKKAVNGSRILLLGLAYKPNVDDDRESPTYKLMDNFKELGAEVAYYDPYVPVIRKTREHAHWAGTKSVGWNENSISGFDCVVIATDHADVDYDTLAHWADCIVDTRNAMNGREGVKDGQVWKA; translated from the coding sequence ATGAAAATTGATAAATTGCTTGAGTGCATCGATAACAGAACTTACACCGTAGGTATCGTTGGCCTGGGCTATGTCGGCCTGCCATTAATGTGGACCTTCCACCAGAAACAGATGCCCGTACTGGGATTTGATATCGATCAGAGCAAGATCGACCACATTGCCGCCGGTACCCCCTACATCAAACATCTTGGCGAGGAGATGATGGGCAAACTGGCCGCTTCGGAGATCTGCGACGCAACGACCGACTTTTCCCGGCTTACGGAGGCCGATGCCATTCTCCTGTGCGTTCCGACGCCACTTGACGGACACCGGGAACCGGATATGAGTTTTGTGGAAGGCACCGTACGAACCATCGGTCCGCACTTGCGCAAGGGCCATCTGGTGATCCTGGAATCGACAACCTACCCCGGTACCACCGAGGAACTGATTATCCCGCTGCTGGAAGAGCTTTCCGGACTTTCCGCGGGCACCGATTTTTATGTGGCCTATAGCCCCGAACGCGAAGATCCCGGCAATGCCGACTTCAACACCGCCAAAATTCCCAAAGTGGTGGGCGGCCACGGCGCCGATGCCCTCAAGCTGGCCACCGCGCTCTACGACACCGCCATCGTGCAAACCGTGCCGGTCAGCGATACACGAACCGCCGAAGCGGTGAAACTGACCGAGAACATCTTCCGGTCGGTCAACATCGCACTGGTCAACGAACTGAAGGTGGTGTTTCATAAAATGGGAATTGATGTTCACGAGGTGCTTGATGCCGCGGCGACCAAACCGTTCGGATTCATGAAATTCACTCCGGGACCCGGCCTGGGCGGTCACTGTATTCCCATCGATCCGTTTTATCTCACCTGGAAGGCGCGAGAATATGAGCAGAACACCCGTTTTATTGAACTGGCCGGCGAAATTAACACGGAAATGCCCCGTTACGTGGTGCGGCGAACTATTGAAGCGCTTAATGCTCACAAGAAAGCGGTCAATGGCAGCCGTATTTTGCTGCTCGGCCTGGCCTACAAGCCCAATGTGGACGATGATCGCGAATCGCCCACCTATAAGCTGATGGACAATTTCAAGGAGTTGGGCGCCGAGGTAGCCTATTATGATCCCTACGTGCCGGTTATACGAAAAACGAGAGAACATGCGCACTGGGCCGGAACAAAATCAGTCGGATGGAATGAAAATTCGATAAGCGGTTTCGACTGCGTAGTGATAGCCACCGATCACGCTGATGTTGATTATGATACATTGGCACATTGGGCTGACTGCATAGTCGACACAAGAAACGCTATGAACGGTCGCGAAGGGGTTAAGGACGGCCAGGTTTGGAAAGCATAA
- a CDS encoding NAD-dependent epimerase: MNILVTGAAGFIGYYTANKLLGEGHRVLGLDVVNDYYTVGLKYDRLAQLGIRKENIREKQIVTSQTRENFRFLKADIADRSLVSTVFEAESFDAVIHLAAQAGVRYSLENPHAYADSNITGFLNILEGCRHHPVEHLIYASSSSVYGANTNLPFSVKHNVDHPVSLYAASKKANELMAHTYSHLYGVPVTGLRFFTVYGPWGRPDMAYFKFADLMTSGKSIDVYNHGEMERDFTYVDDIIESIARLLPLPPEGNSEWNGDRPDPATSFAPYQLFNIGNNNPVRLMDFITEIERNLGIEAKKNFMEIQPGDVPKTWADVSDLFEYTGYKPQIGIREGIANFVTWYREYYRK, translated from the coding sequence ATGAACATACTGGTAACCGGCGCAGCTGGTTTTATTGGTTATTATACCGCAAATAAACTGCTCGGGGAAGGCCATCGAGTTCTGGGACTGGATGTTGTAAACGACTACTATACGGTCGGTTTGAAGTATGATCGGCTCGCACAGTTAGGTATTCGCAAGGAGAACATCAGAGAGAAGCAGATCGTGACAAGCCAAACCCGCGAAAACTTCAGGTTTTTAAAAGCGGATATCGCCGATCGCAGTTTGGTTTCTACGGTATTTGAGGCAGAGTCGTTTGATGCCGTTATTCATCTTGCAGCACAGGCGGGAGTGCGATACAGCCTGGAGAATCCCCATGCCTATGCCGATAGCAATATCACCGGATTTCTGAATATACTGGAAGGCTGCAGGCACCATCCCGTGGAACATTTGATTTATGCTTCGTCCAGTTCGGTGTATGGGGCCAATACCAACTTGCCATTTTCGGTGAAGCATAATGTGGACCATCCGGTTTCCCTATATGCCGCCAGCAAGAAAGCAAATGAGCTCATGGCGCATACCTACTCGCATTTATATGGTGTTCCGGTCACCGGCCTGCGATTCTTCACGGTATATGGTCCCTGGGGTCGTCCGGATATGGCTTATTTTAAGTTTGCCGATCTGATGACCTCCGGCAAATCTATCGATGTTTACAACCACGGCGAGATGGAGCGTGATTTCACCTATGTCGATGATATCATTGAAAGTATCGCCAGGCTGCTTCCGCTTCCCCCTGAGGGCAATTCGGAATGGAACGGCGACAGACCCGACCCGGCCACAAGTTTTGCCCCATACCAGCTGTTTAACATCGGGAACAATAATCCCGTGCGACTAATGGATTTTATCACCGAGATCGAGCGCAACCTGGGTATTGAGGCGAAGAAGAATTTCATGGAGATCCAGCCCGGTGATGTGCCGAAAACCTGGGCGGATGTGAGTGACTTGTTTGAATACACCGGCTATAAACCGCAAATAGGCATCCGCGAAGGGATAGCCAACTTCGTAACCTGGTATCGCGAGTATTATCGCAAGTAA
- a CDS encoding sugar transferase, whose amino-acid sequence MDNTITIDRRVTDTPLDIGRKKEISYTGCREADLFIEEATWVRGEVFFLLRESSNHAASHLAVNDSPGVICHQKINNVRYLNKFFETVNESLNIGDKFIGCVETNHQFRSRIKKNYPFFIVQPYLFLHFLVKRVLPKWSVSKRLYFFITRGRGRMLSLTEVLGRLVSCGFVIDSYRHINGLTWFSVTKKSTPLYDMDPTYGPLVRLKRTGRNGKIIKMYKFRTMHPYAEYLQEYIVNKNGLDKGDKIRDDYRVTSWGKIMRKFWIDELPMFLNFFKGDLKLFGVRPLSSHKLSLYSPDFQKMRNRHKPGLIPPFYVDLPDSFEGLEESEHRYLVQYEQSPWKTDFVYFWKALYNIFIKRARSA is encoded by the coding sequence ATGGATAACACAATTACAATAGATAGGCGTGTTACGGATACCCCCTTGGATATTGGGCGCAAAAAGGAGATTTCGTACACCGGATGCAGGGAAGCCGACCTGTTCATCGAAGAAGCTACGTGGGTGCGCGGGGAAGTTTTTTTCCTGCTGCGTGAGTCTTCGAACCATGCCGCTTCCCATTTGGCAGTGAATGACTCTCCTGGTGTGATATGCCACCAGAAAATTAACAATGTACGGTACCTCAATAAATTTTTCGAAACCGTAAACGAGTCACTCAATATTGGCGATAAGTTTATCGGGTGCGTGGAGACCAATCATCAGTTTCGCTCCCGCATCAAAAAGAACTACCCGTTCTTCATCGTACAGCCCTATCTGTTCCTCCACTTTCTGGTCAAGCGGGTACTGCCAAAGTGGTCGGTATCCAAGCGGCTTTACTTTTTTATCACCCGGGGCCGGGGGCGCATGCTCTCTCTTACCGAAGTACTTGGACGGCTGGTTTCCTGCGGATTTGTGATAGACTCATACCGCCATATTAACGGACTCACCTGGTTCTCTGTGACCAAAAAAAGCACCCCTCTGTACGATATGGATCCGACCTACGGTCCATTGGTCAGATTAAAAAGAACCGGCAGGAACGGCAAAATCATCAAGATGTACAAGTTTCGCACCATGCATCCCTATGCCGAATACCTGCAGGAGTACATAGTAAATAAAAACGGCCTGGACAAGGGGGACAAGATCAGGGATGACTACAGGGTTACCAGCTGGGGCAAGATCATGAGAAAATTCTGGATAGACGAGCTCCCCATGTTTCTCAACTTTTTCAAGGGAGACCTGAAGCTGTTTGGTGTGCGGCCGTTGAGCAGTCACAAGCTCAGTCTCTACTCTCCTGATTTTCAAAAAATGCGGAACCGCCACAAACCCGGGTTGATTCCTCCGTTCTATGTGGATTTACCGGACTCCTTCGAGGGGCTGGAAGAATCCGAACACAGGTACCTCGTGCAATACGAACAAAGTCCATGGAAAACCGACTTTGTCTATTTCTGGAAGGCGCTTTACAACATTTTCATCAAGCGTGCAAGAAGCGCGTAG